The Malus domestica chromosome 06, GDT2T_hap1 genome has a segment encoding these proteins:
- the LOC103436839 gene encoding disease resistance protein RPM1, with protein sequence MAESAVNFVLDKIKPFFENGVQLLRGVRAELVYLKGELERMRALLRDADAMEESDEELKVWVKQVRNVAYDAEDLLDEFAILQAYNSQSVQMYCPYYRLCGCVKDLKAHYRVAWELQSINTRIRDIFAVYKRLLPKLNAVKGSIFNNPGDTWHDRREDALLLENTDVVGIHKRKKKLVRMLVEGGSGLEVVSVTGMGGMGKTTLVKKVYDDDEVKKHFKPRAWITVSQSFRVEDLLKDIIHKLFDAIRRPVPEGVHDKNSNELKAIIKNFLQKRRYLIVLDDVWHADKWETVKYALPKGRFGSRIMLTTRNAVFTTCSESKSKVYHLKPLPADESWKLFIKKAFLGKPCPPYLVERCQGIVKRCEGLPLAIVAISGVLATKDKRRIDEWDFICRSLGAELHGNNKLEDLKKVLSLSFNDLPYYLKACFLYLSLFPEGHLIRRMRLIRLWIAEGFVEAIEGRTLEEVAEDYLKELLNRNLILVGDTTSDGRVKTYRLHGLLREIIISKSRDQNFAAIVKDQNTIWPDRVRRLSIHNALDTVQEKRSVPQLRSLFMFGAVARSSMGKYFATGFRLLGVLDLEAAPLKKFPREILDLFYLKYLSLRKTQVKFIPRSIGNLSNLETLDLKKTNVTELPLEILKLQKLRHLLVYRLKNESYAHFYSKFGFSALSNIGELQSLQKLCFIEANDQSCGMTMRELGKLKQLRRLGIMKLRKQDGLALCLSIESLTKLRALSVTSTGESEVIDLHHISSPPQFLERLYLIGRLEEMPNWIPSLNSLARLFLKWSQLEDDPLVHLQDLPNLIHLELLHACDSDMLSFNGRGFKKLKVLGLDKFDKLQCVKVEEGAMPCLEKLTIQRCKSMKRVPSGVKHLTKLKLLEFFEMPNELILKLRPDGEGEDYEEVQHIPDVYSAYWRDGGWDVYSIESFGEIENAPVRRRHDQLRPLWKV encoded by the exons ATGGCAGAGAGTGCGGTCAACTTTGTGCTCGACAAGATCAAACCGTTTTTCGAAAATGGGGTTCAACTGCTCAGAGGGGTTCGAGCAGAACTTGTGTACCTCAAGGGGGAATTGGAGCGCATGAGAGCCTTACTGAGGGATGCCGATGCAATGGAAGAAAGTGACGAGGAGCTCAAAGTATGGGTTAAGCAAGTGCGAAATGTTGCTTATGACGCAGAAGATCTTCTAGATGAATTTGCGATTCTCCAAGCTTATAACAGTCAAAGCGTCCAAATGTACTGTCCATACTATAGGCTCTGTGGCTGTGTCAAGGACTTGAAAGCTCATTACCGGGTTGCTTGGGAGTTACAGAGCATCAACACCCGAATTCGAGATATTTTTGCAGTTTACAAAAGACTTCTTCCAAAGCTTAATGCTGTGAAAGGTTCAATATTTAACAATCCAG GTGACACATGGCATGACCGACGAGAGGATGCTCTTCTTTTAGAAAACACAGATGTTGTGGGCATACACAAGCGTAAAAAGAAACTTGTCAGGATGCTGGTCGAGGGTGGCTCTGGACTTGAAGTAGTTTCAGTCACTGGCATGGGAGGTATGGGGAAGACCACCTTGGTGAAGAAAGTCTACGATGATGATGAAGTGAAGAAACATTTCAAGCCCCGTGCTTGGATCACGGTTTCTCAATCTTTTCGGGTAGAGGATCTCCTTAAAGACATTATTCACAAACTCTTTGATGCAATCAGGAGGCCAGTTCCAGAAGGTGTGCACGACAAGAATAGCAATGAATTGAAAGCAATAATTAAGAACTTTCTGCAGAAAAGGAGGTACCTGATTGTTCTTGATGATGTATGGCACGCTGACAAATGGGAAACTGTCAAATATGCTCTGCCCAAAGGGAGGTTTGGCAGCAGAATCATGCTCACTACGCGTAATGCTGTATTCACCACTTGCTCGGAATCCAAAAGCAAGGTCTATCACTTGAAGCCCTTGCCTGCTGACGAGTCCTGGAAGCTGTTCATTAAGAAGGCATTTCTGGGGAAGCCATGTCCTCCTTATTTGGTGGAAAGATGTCAAGGTATCGTGAAAAGGTGTGAGGGCTTGCCCCTTGCAATTGTGGCAATAAGCGGGGTACTGGCTACAAAAGACAAGCGCAGGATAGATGAATGGGATTTCATTTGCCGCAGTCTTGGAGCTGAACTTCATGGCAATAACAAACTTGAAGATTTAAAGAAAGTACTTTCTCTGAGTTTTAATGATTTGCCCTATTATCTCAAGGCTTGCTTCCTATACTTGAGCCTCTTTCCCGAGGGTCATCTGATTCGGCGTATGAGACTGATTCGCTTATGGATAGCGGAAGGATTTGTCGAAGCTATAGAAGGAAGAACTTTGGAGGAAGTAGCTGAGGACTACCTCAAGGAGCTCTTGAACAGAAATTTGATCCTGGTGGGAGACACCACTAGTGATGGGAGGGTCAAAACTTATCGGCTTCATGGCCTTTTGCGGGAGATTATTATTTCAAAGTCAAGGGATCAAAACTTTGCAGCCATAGTCAAAGACCAGAACACAATATGGCCTGATAGAGTTCGTCGTCTGTCAATACATAATGCATTGGACACTGTACAAGAAAAAAGGTCAGTTCCTCAACTTCGTTCCTTGTTTATGTTTGGGGCGGTTGCTAGGTCATCCATGGGAAAGTATTTTGCCACTGGGTTTAGGCTGCTTGGGGTTTTAGATTTGGAAGCTGCACCTTTAAAGAAATTTCCAAGGGAAATCCTGGACCTGTTTTATTTAAAGTATCTAAGCTTGAGGAAAACCCAGGTTAAATTCATTCCAAGAAGCATAGGGAATCTTAGTAACCTGGAGACGTTGGATCTCAAAAAGACCAATGTCACTGAATTGCCTCTTGAGATACTGAAGCTCCAAAAACTTCGCCATCTCCTGGTTTATCGTCTTAAGAATGAATCTTATGCACACTTCTATTCCAAGTTTGGCTTCTCGGCGCTTTCAAACATAGGAGAATTGCAGTCCCTGCAAAAGCTCTGCTTTATAGAGGCAAATGATCAGAGTTGTGGGATGACAATGAGGGAGTTAGGTAAGCTTAAGCAATTGAGGAGGCTTGGAATTATGAAATTGAGAAAACAAGATGGATTGGCTTTGTGCTTGTCAATTGAAAGTTTAACCAAGCTGCGTGCGCTTTCTGTAACATCAACGGGAGAGAGTGAGGTTATTGATCTCCATCACATTTCTTCCCCTCCTCAGTTCCTCGAACGCCTATACTTGATAGGACGATTGGAAGAAATGCCGAACTGGATACCTTCACTTAACAGTTTGGCCAGACTGTTTTTGAAATGGAGTCAGTTGGAAGATGATCCGCTCGTACATCTTCAAGACCTGCCCAACCTTATTCATCTTGAATTGCTCCATGCTTGTGATAGCGACATGTTATCCTTCAATGGAAGGGGATTCAAAAAGCTCAAGGTCTTGGGTCTCGACAAATTTGACAAGCTCCAATGCGTGAAGGTGGAGGAGGGAGCAATGCCATGCCTTGAGAAGCTAACTATCCAACGATGCAAGTCGATGAAGAGGGTACCCTCGGGAGTGAAGCACCTTACCAAACTGAagttacttgaattctttgaaatgCCGAATGAATTAATCTTGAAACTGCGACCAGATGGAGAAGGCGAAGATTATGAGGAAGTTCAACATATCCCAGATGTTTATTCAGCCTATTGGAGAGATGGGGGCTGGGATGTGTATTCAATAGAGAGCTTCGGGGAGATAGAAAATGCTCCTGTCCGGAGAAGACATGATCAGCTTCGTCCTCTATGGAAGGTTTAA
- the LOC103436838 gene encoding disease resistance protein RPM1-like (The RefSeq protein has 2 substitutions compared to this genomic sequence), whose amino-acid sequence MAESVVTFLLDRLTSLIEQEVRLFSGVRAQIEDIIDELERIKAFLRVADAKEDDDPQLKVWVKQVRDVAYEIEDALDKFRLSHSHVHRHGFHASLRKLSRIIKKLIARRQIAGDIQTIKSKIRSLSEGHVKYKLDVDPGSSKARKPWFRQGDALLLEEADLVAIGEPKRQLIELLMAGESGRQAISVVGMGGLGKTTLVKQVYEDARVQKRFKVHAWITVSQPFKIKRLLRHVVQKIFQVIRKPVPEEVDSMNTDQLRERIKKLLQQTRYLIVLDDLWNNDVWDAINHALPHNGNGSRVMITTRNAAVASASSMENHGMVYHLEPLSPEESWTLFCRKTFPENSCPPNLEGICQSILRKCGGLPLAIVAISAVLATKDKRNIEEWAAVSGSIGAQIEENGQLDNMKKLLYLSFSDLPYHLKSCFLYLSIFPDLYQIDHMRLIRLWMAEGFVIEREGKTPEEVAESYLKELLDRSLIQAAEIATDGRVKSCRIHDLLREIIISKSREQNFAAIEKEQGTMWPDKVRRLSIFNTLRNVIPKRTPSHLRSLLIFGVEDSLTEFSIPKLFPKGLPLLTVLDLQGAPLDMFPREVVNLLLLRYLSLRDTKVKQIPSSIRKLQNLETLDLKHSLVVELPPEILNLKRLRHLLVYRYEVESYARFNSRFGVKVPAGICGLQSLQKLCFIEANHDNGALMAELGRMNQLRRLGIFKLRTEDGVTVCSSVEKLTNLRSLSVSSVEKGMIIDLTQISCPPQFLQRLYLTGRLENLPHWISSLHNLVRLFLKWSRLKEDPLVHLQGLPNLVHLELLQVYDGECLHFKEGGFPSLKLLGIDKLEGVEEIIIDEGAMPCLEKLIIQRCNLLKKVPSGIEHLKSLKLLEFFDMPDELIQSLLPDGGEDHGKVAHIQAVYYSYWRGGGWDVNSLEIIHPATSSAMRRLEPNILWKA is encoded by the coding sequence ATGGCAGAAAGTGTAGTTACCTTCTTGCTCGACAGGCTCACCTCCTTGATTGAACAGGAGGTGAGGCTATTCTCAGGGGTCCGAGCCCAGATCGAGGATATAATCGATGAGTTGGAGCGCATTAAGGCCTTCTTAAGAGTTGCTGATGCAAAGGAAGATGACGACCCTCAGCTCAAAGTGTGGGTCAAACAAGTCAGAGATGTGGCTTATGAGATTGAAGATGCGCTTGATAAATTCAGGCTTTCCCATTCACATGTTCATAGGCATGGATTCCATGCATCCCTTCGTAAGCTTTCTCGCATCATCAAGAAATTAATAGCCCGGCGACAAATTGCTGGTGATATCCAAACCATCAAATCAAAGATCAGAAGCCTCTCCGAGGGACATGTCAAATACAAGCTTGATGTTGACCCTGGCTCAAGCAAGGCTCGGAAGCCTTGGTTCCGTCAAGGCGATGCCCTTTTGCTGGAAGAGGCTGATCTGGTGGCAATCGGTGAGCCCAAAAGGCAGCTGATTGAGTTGCTTATGGCGGGTGAATCTGGACGCCAGGCAATCTCGGTGGTTGGGATGGGAGGACTGGGGAAAACGACCTTGGTAAAGCAAGTGTACGAGGATGCAAGAGTTCAGAAACGTTTTAAGGTACATGCTTGGATCACTGTTTCTCAACCATTCAAGATAAAGCGGCTCCTAAGACACGTAGTTCAGAAAATCTTCCAAGTTATCAGGAAACCAGTCCCTGAAGAAGTTGATAGTATGAACACCGACCAGCTAAGAGAGAGAATCAAAAAATTACTGCAGCAGACCAGGTACCTGATTGTTCTAGATGACCTTTGGAACAACGATGTGTGGGATGCCATCAATCATGCACTGCCCCACAACGGTAATGGTAGTCGTGTAATGATCACTACCCGTAATGCTGCTGTAGCCTCTGCCTCTAGCATGGAAAACCACGGTATGGTCTACCATTTAGAGCCCTTGTCTCCAGAAGAGTCTTGGACTCTTTTCTGCAGGAAGACATTTCCAGAAAACTCATGTCCGCCCAACTTGGAGGGAATTTGTCAAAGTATCTTAAGGAAATGCGGGGGACTGCCCCTTGCAATTGTGGCAATCAGTGCTGTTCTGGCTACAAAAGACAAGAGAAACATAGAGGAATGGGCTGCCGTTTCTGGAAGCATTGGTGCTCAAATTGAGGAAAATGGCCAACTTGATAACATGAAAAAGTTGTTGTACCTCAGTTTCAGTGACTTACCATACCATCTCAAGTCTTGTTTCTTGTATCTAAGTATCTTTCCCGACCTCTATCAAATCGACCATATGAGATTAATTCGATTATGGATGGCTGAAGGATTTGTTATTGAAAGGGAAGGAAAGACACCAGAAGAAGTTGCTGAGAGTTACCTGAAGGAGCTATTGGACAGAAGTTTGATCCAAGCAGCAGAAATAGCAACCGACGGGAGGGTTAAATCATGCCGGATCCATGATCTTTTACGGGAGATTATCATCTCGAAGTCTAGAGAGCAAAACTTTGCAGCAATAGAGAAAGAGCAAGGTACTATGTGGCCGGACAAAGTTCGACGCCTGTCAATTTTTAACACATTGCAGAATGTAATACCAAAGAGGACCCCTTCTCATCTACGCTCGCTGCTCATTTTTGGGGTAGAAGATTCACTTACTGAGTTTTCGATACCAAAATTGTTTCCTAAAGGTCTTCCGCTGCTTACGGTATTAGACTTGCAAGGTGCACCTCTAGACATGTTTCCAAGAGAGGTTGTCAACCTTCTTCTTCTCAGGTATCTTAGTTTGAGGGATACCAAGGTGAAACAAATCCCAAGCTCCATCAGGAAGCTTCAAAACCTAGAGACCCTGGATCTTAAACATTCTCTTGTtgttgagttgcctccagaaaTTTTGAATCTCAAGCGCCTTCGCCATCTCCTGGTGTATCGGTATGAAGTTGAATCTTATGCACGCTTTAATTCCAGATTTGGAGTTAAGGTTCCTGCAGGAATATGTGGCTTGCAGTCGCTCCAAAAGCTGTGTTTTATTGAGGCAAATCATGACAATGGTGCTTTAATGGCCGAACTTGGCAGAATGAATCAACTGAGGAGGTTGGGCATTTTCAAGTTGAGGACAGAAGATGGGGTCACCGTGTGCTCATCGGTTGAAAAGCTGACCAACCTTCGCTCGCTGTCTGTATCTTCTGTGGAGAAGGAGATGATAATTGATCTGACACAAATTTCTTGTCCTCCACAGTTCCTTCAGCGACTATATTTGACAGGGCGTTTAGAAAACTTACCGCACTGGATTTCTTCTCTTCATAACCTGGTGAGACTCTTTTTGAAATGGAGTCGGCTAAAGGAGGATCCTCTGGTACATCTCCAAGGTTTGCCAAATCTGGTACATCTTGAACTGCTTCAGGTTTATGATGGAGAATGCTTGCATTTTAAGGAAGGAGGGTTTCCAAGTCTAAAGCTATTAGGTATCGACAAATTAGAAGGAGTGGAAGAGATTATCATAGATGAGGGAGCAATGCCCTGTCTAGAAAAGTTAATAATCCAGCGCTGCAACTTGTTGAAGAAGGTCCCATCAGGCATCGAGCAtttaaaaagtttaaaattGCTAGAATTTTTCGATATGCCAGATGAATTGATCCAGTCACTACTTCCTGATGGTGGAGAAGATCATGGGAAAGTTGCTCACATTCAAGCAGTTTACTATTCCTATTGGAGAGGTGGGGGTTGGGATGTGAATTCATTAGAGATCATTCATCCAGCAACTTCTTCTGCCATGAGGAGGCTTGAACCTAATATCCTATGGAAAGCATAG